GATGACGAGGGTCGAGTCGAGCCGTCCCAGGCGTTCAAGGTCGTCGAGGAGTCCCGAGAGGGCCAGGTCGAGTTCGCCGATCAGCTCATGCTGGCGCAACTGCCCCTGGTTGTGGGTGTCCCAGCCGGTGCCGTTGATGAAATTCAGGTTGTGCGAGACCTCGACGAAGCGCGAGCCGGCCTCGACCAGACGGCGGGCGAGCAGGCAGCGTTGGCCGAACTCGCCGCCGTAAGAATCTCGAATGGAGGCGAGTTCCTCATCGAGCTGGAAGACCCGGGCGAAATCGGGACCGGCCAGCCGGGCGGCCTCTCGACTGGCGGCAATGTAGTCGGCGATGCGAGCATCGCCGGGGTGGCGGGAGTGATACTCGTCGCGTGCTGTGTCAAGCAGGGCTTCACGCCGCTGCTGACGGGACCGGGAAACGTTGTCTGGGGGCGTCAGGCCGGTCGGGCCTGATTCGGTGTCGGTCAAATAGACATAGCTATGCGTTGCTCCGAGAAAGCCCGGCCCTCGGCTGACGCTGGGATGGCCGACGAGCAGGTAGGACGGGACGCCGTCGCCGCCAGGACCAAGCTGGTGAGAGACGACCGATCCCATCGACGGATAGACGACCGTCCCGCTGGTCAACCTTCCGGTGTGCATGATGTTCGTGGCCGCAGCGTGTTCGTCGATGACGCTGTGGTGGAGCGAACGGATCAGGACGCAGCGGTCGAGTCGGTCGGCGACCCGGGAGAGATGCTCGCAGACAGAGGCACCGGGGATGGCCGTCGGGATGGCGTCGTAGTACGAGCCCGGTTG
This genomic interval from Tautonia rosea contains the following:
- a CDS encoding DUF1501 domain-containing protein, translating into MITSPSTRRDFLRTSSVGLASASLAAASAPRLAAAASPPLRGSAKACIMLWLGGGAAHIDTFDPKRRGDGKKQPGSYYDAIPTAIPGASVCEHLSRVADRLDRCVLIRSLHHSVIDEHAAATNIMHTGRLTSGTVVYPSMGSVVSHQLGPGGDGVPSYLLVGHPSVSRGPGFLGATHSYVYLTDTESGPTGLTPPDNVSRSRQQRREALLDTARDEYHSRHPGDARIADYIAASREAARLAGPDFARVFQLDEELASIRDSYGGEFGQRCLLARRLVEAGSRFVEVSHNLNFINGTGWDTHNQGQLRQHELIGELDLALSGLLDDLERLGRLDSTLVIVATEFGRPPEFDSGGGRGHQSQAFSGLLAGGGLRTGQVIGETDELAKTIVDRPVSVPDLFATIYSALGINPALELHASGRPVPVTDHGRPISDLFSNPV